One Pelodiscus sinensis isolate JC-2024 unplaced genomic scaffold, ASM4963464v1 ctg34, whole genome shotgun sequence DNA segment encodes these proteins:
- the MEIOSIN gene encoding meiosis initiator protein isoform X2 codes for MQLQMWGQIGRAGPWEPRPSRSSCQPRTVGDGKRRGNYTHTLRELAQMLPVPLHSSYKKLTKEILSRVLRYIEHLQSSIGTARALLRRGEKEELGAGASREAELSACQPGRGDGTPHGTPRRRRARLRAAGKKPRKGRRSHRAERRGVSKEPRRSLSLGDSPWQRTEADRRAAGDGDALCLGVKQLPSQLGCRDPAPGSHRPHGSAFPDSAEGGVPSCAADWCVGCDREASPEDGDICCTCQARLLCRGQRRYDGPDLARLGQELVQYHSCGEEDDGPDAGPWLSTQSPACSSRGSSRLCSPRSGGRIGACWASQDLGLSPSLFSSPGRLLPRHILQGEPEELSQGLFEDVCLSPQSAGSSDSLAGTLLRKSAFSLDHCYLSYSEASKTDSSPSSDVTEIVGVWSRPQLLQESSSPGPARSISSGDEASDSTWIPYKRVKPPPAASRKRKQGEGGAPSKSRPPLQLKKKCVNGFIMFCRLNRKQYIRACPGLASTAATRELAQLWRTMTKQERRPYCVKARRFSRLNNRIVKDFSSGGEEEEVETPKPFHLLLAEKSFGSRDLGLPAPAHLLRHPAPASA; via the exons ATGCAACTCCAG ATGTGGGGCCAGATCGGGCGTGCGGGCCCTTGGGAGCCGCGTCCCAGCCGCAGCAGCTGCCAGCCGCGCACCGTTGGAGACGG AAAGCGACGCGGTAACTACACCCACACGCTCCGCGAGCTGGCCCAGATGCTGCCTGTTCCGCTGCACTCCAGCTACAAAAAGCTTACCAAG GAAATCCTGTCGCGGGTCCTTCGCTACATTGAGCACCTGCAGTCCAGCATCGGCACGGCCAGGGCCCTGCTCCGGCGCGGGGAGAAAGAAG AATTGGGAGCGGGCGCCTCCAGGGAGGCGGAGCTGTCTGCCTGCCAGCCGGGGCGCGGAGACGGCACGCCGCACGGCACCCCGCGGCGGAGGAGAGCCCGGCTCCGGGCTGCCGGGAAGAAGCCCCGCAAAGGAAGGCGATCCCACAGAGCAG AGCGGCGGGGGGTGAGCAAGGAGCCGCGTCGGAGCCTGAGTCTGGGGGACTCGCCCTGGCAGCGCACAGAGGCGGATCGGCGTGCGGCAGGGGACGGGGACGCGCTTTGTCTTGGCGTGAAGCAGCTTCCGTCCCAGTTGGGCTGCAGGGACCCAGCTCCGGGGTCTCACCGGCCCCACGGCAGCGCCTTCCCGGACAGCGCCGAAGGCGGCGTTCCCAGCTGCGCGGCAG ATTGGTGTGTGGGGTGCGACCGAGAGGCAAGCCCGGAGGACGGCGACATCTGCTGCACCTGCCAGGCAAGGCTCCTTTGCCGGGGGCAGCGTCGGTACGACGGGCCGGACCTCGCACGGCTGGG gcaggagctggtgcagtaTCATTCCTGCGGGGAGGAGGACGACGGGCCGGATGCTGGCCCTTGGCTCTCgacccagtcccctgcctgcagTTCACGTG GGAGCTCACGCCTGTGCTCTCCCAGGAGCGGAGGCCGGATCGGAGCCTGCTGGGCCAGTCAGGATCTGGGTTTGAGTCCCTCGTTGTTCTCCTCTCCCGGGCGGCTGCTTCCCAGGCACATTCTGCAGGGGGAGCCGGAGGAGCTGTCCCAAG GTTTATTTGAAGACGTGTGTCTGAGCCCACAGTCGGCTGGTTCCTCCGACAGCCTGGCTGGGACCCTGCTGAGAAAg TCCGCCTTCTCGCTGGACCACTGCTACCTCTCCTACAGCGAGGCGAGTAAAACCGATTCCAGCCCCAGCTCGGACGTGACAGAGATCGTGGGTGTGTGGAGCAGGCCGCAGCTCCTCCAGGAG AGTTCCAGCCCCGGGCCGGCTCGCTCCATCTCTTCCGGCGACGAGGCCAGCGACAGCACCTGGATCCCTTACAAGCGGGTCAAGCCGCCGCCGGCTGCCAGCCGGAAGAGGAAGCAGGGCGAAGGCGGGGCCCCCAGCAAGTCCCGCCCTCCCTTGCAGCTGAAGAAGAAATGCGTCAACGGTTTCATCATGTTCTGCCGGCTGAACCGCAAGCAGTACATTCG cgCCTGCCCGGGCCTGGCGTCCACCGCAGCCACCAGGGAACTGGCCCAGCTGTGGCGCACCATGACGAAGCAGGAGCGCAGGCCGTATTG CGTCAAGGCCCGGCGGTTCAGCCGGCTGAACAACCGCATCGTGAAAGACTTCTCcagcgggggagaggaggaggaggtggagactCCCAAGCCGTTTCATCTGCTGCTGGCCGAGAAATCCTTCGGCTCCCGGGACCTGGGACTGCCAGCCCCGGCCCACCTGCTCCGACACCCAGCCCCGGCGTCGGCGTGA
- the MEIOSIN gene encoding meiosis initiator protein isoform X1, translating into MQLQMWGQIGRAGPWEPRPSRSSCQPRTVGDGKRRGNYTHTLRELAQMLPVPLHSSYKKLTKKEILSRVLRYIEHLQSSIGTARALLRRGEKEELGAGASREAELSACQPGRGDGTPHGTPRRRRARLRAAGKKPRKGRRSHRAERRGVSKEPRRSLSLGDSPWQRTEADRRAAGDGDALCLGVKQLPSQLGCRDPAPGSHRPHGSAFPDSAEGGVPSCAADWCVGCDREASPEDGDICCTCQARLLCRGQRRYDGPDLARLGQELVQYHSCGEEDDGPDAGPWLSTQSPACSSRGSSRLCSPRSGGRIGACWASQDLGLSPSLFSSPGRLLPRHILQGEPEELSQGLFEDVCLSPQSAGSSDSLAGTLLRKSAFSLDHCYLSYSEASKTDSSPSSDVTEIVGVWSRPQLLQESSSPGPARSISSGDEASDSTWIPYKRVKPPPAASRKRKQGEGGAPSKSRPPLQLKKKCVNGFIMFCRLNRKQYIRACPGLASTAATRELAQLWRTMTKQERRPYCVKARRFSRLNNRIVKDFSSGGEEEEVETPKPFHLLLAEKSFGSRDLGLPAPAHLLRHPAPASA; encoded by the exons ATGCAACTCCAG ATGTGGGGCCAGATCGGGCGTGCGGGCCCTTGGGAGCCGCGTCCCAGCCGCAGCAGCTGCCAGCCGCGCACCGTTGGAGACGG AAAGCGACGCGGTAACTACACCCACACGCTCCGCGAGCTGGCCCAGATGCTGCCTGTTCCGCTGCACTCCAGCTACAAAAAGCTTACCAAG AAGGAAATCCTGTCGCGGGTCCTTCGCTACATTGAGCACCTGCAGTCCAGCATCGGCACGGCCAGGGCCCTGCTCCGGCGCGGGGAGAAAGAAG AATTGGGAGCGGGCGCCTCCAGGGAGGCGGAGCTGTCTGCCTGCCAGCCGGGGCGCGGAGACGGCACGCCGCACGGCACCCCGCGGCGGAGGAGAGCCCGGCTCCGGGCTGCCGGGAAGAAGCCCCGCAAAGGAAGGCGATCCCACAGAGCAG AGCGGCGGGGGGTGAGCAAGGAGCCGCGTCGGAGCCTGAGTCTGGGGGACTCGCCCTGGCAGCGCACAGAGGCGGATCGGCGTGCGGCAGGGGACGGGGACGCGCTTTGTCTTGGCGTGAAGCAGCTTCCGTCCCAGTTGGGCTGCAGGGACCCAGCTCCGGGGTCTCACCGGCCCCACGGCAGCGCCTTCCCGGACAGCGCCGAAGGCGGCGTTCCCAGCTGCGCGGCAG ATTGGTGTGTGGGGTGCGACCGAGAGGCAAGCCCGGAGGACGGCGACATCTGCTGCACCTGCCAGGCAAGGCTCCTTTGCCGGGGGCAGCGTCGGTACGACGGGCCGGACCTCGCACGGCTGGG gcaggagctggtgcagtaTCATTCCTGCGGGGAGGAGGACGACGGGCCGGATGCTGGCCCTTGGCTCTCgacccagtcccctgcctgcagTTCACGTG GGAGCTCACGCCTGTGCTCTCCCAGGAGCGGAGGCCGGATCGGAGCCTGCTGGGCCAGTCAGGATCTGGGTTTGAGTCCCTCGTTGTTCTCCTCTCCCGGGCGGCTGCTTCCCAGGCACATTCTGCAGGGGGAGCCGGAGGAGCTGTCCCAAG GTTTATTTGAAGACGTGTGTCTGAGCCCACAGTCGGCTGGTTCCTCCGACAGCCTGGCTGGGACCCTGCTGAGAAAg TCCGCCTTCTCGCTGGACCACTGCTACCTCTCCTACAGCGAGGCGAGTAAAACCGATTCCAGCCCCAGCTCGGACGTGACAGAGATCGTGGGTGTGTGGAGCAGGCCGCAGCTCCTCCAGGAG AGTTCCAGCCCCGGGCCGGCTCGCTCCATCTCTTCCGGCGACGAGGCCAGCGACAGCACCTGGATCCCTTACAAGCGGGTCAAGCCGCCGCCGGCTGCCAGCCGGAAGAGGAAGCAGGGCGAAGGCGGGGCCCCCAGCAAGTCCCGCCCTCCCTTGCAGCTGAAGAAGAAATGCGTCAACGGTTTCATCATGTTCTGCCGGCTGAACCGCAAGCAGTACATTCG cgCCTGCCCGGGCCTGGCGTCCACCGCAGCCACCAGGGAACTGGCCCAGCTGTGGCGCACCATGACGAAGCAGGAGCGCAGGCCGTATTG CGTCAAGGCCCGGCGGTTCAGCCGGCTGAACAACCGCATCGTGAAAGACTTCTCcagcgggggagaggaggaggaggtggagactCCCAAGCCGTTTCATCTGCTGCTGGCCGAGAAATCCTTCGGCTCCCGGGACCTGGGACTGCCAGCCCCGGCCCACCTGCTCCGACACCCAGCCCCGGCGTCGGCGTGA
- the MEIOSIN gene encoding meiosis initiator protein isoform X3, with amino-acid sequence MWGQIGRAGPWEPRPSRSSCQPRTVGDGKRRGNYTHTLRELAQMLPVPLHSSYKKLTKKEILSRVLRYIEHLQSSIGTARALLRRGEKEELGAGASREAELSACQPGRGDGTPHGTPRRRRARLRAAGKKPRKGRRSHRAERRGVSKEPRRSLSLGDSPWQRTEADRRAAGDGDALCLGVKQLPSQLGCRDPAPGSHRPHGSAFPDSAEGGVPSCAADWCVGCDREASPEDGDICCTCQARLLCRGQRRYDGPDLARLGQELVQYHSCGEEDDGPDAGPWLSTQSPACSSRGSSRLCSPRSGGRIGACWASQDLGLSPSLFSSPGRLLPRHILQGEPEELSQGLFEDVCLSPQSAGSSDSLAGTLLRKSAFSLDHCYLSYSEASKTDSSPSSDVTEIVGVWSRPQLLQESSSPGPARSISSGDEASDSTWIPYKRVKPPPAASRKRKQGEGGAPSKSRPPLQLKKKCVNGFIMFCRLNRKQYIRACPGLASTAATRELAQLWRTMTKQERRPYCVKARRFSRLNNRIVKDFSSGGEEEEVETPKPFHLLLAEKSFGSRDLGLPAPAHLLRHPAPASA; translated from the exons ATGTGGGGCCAGATCGGGCGTGCGGGCCCTTGGGAGCCGCGTCCCAGCCGCAGCAGCTGCCAGCCGCGCACCGTTGGAGACGG AAAGCGACGCGGTAACTACACCCACACGCTCCGCGAGCTGGCCCAGATGCTGCCTGTTCCGCTGCACTCCAGCTACAAAAAGCTTACCAAG AAGGAAATCCTGTCGCGGGTCCTTCGCTACATTGAGCACCTGCAGTCCAGCATCGGCACGGCCAGGGCCCTGCTCCGGCGCGGGGAGAAAGAAG AATTGGGAGCGGGCGCCTCCAGGGAGGCGGAGCTGTCTGCCTGCCAGCCGGGGCGCGGAGACGGCACGCCGCACGGCACCCCGCGGCGGAGGAGAGCCCGGCTCCGGGCTGCCGGGAAGAAGCCCCGCAAAGGAAGGCGATCCCACAGAGCAG AGCGGCGGGGGGTGAGCAAGGAGCCGCGTCGGAGCCTGAGTCTGGGGGACTCGCCCTGGCAGCGCACAGAGGCGGATCGGCGTGCGGCAGGGGACGGGGACGCGCTTTGTCTTGGCGTGAAGCAGCTTCCGTCCCAGTTGGGCTGCAGGGACCCAGCTCCGGGGTCTCACCGGCCCCACGGCAGCGCCTTCCCGGACAGCGCCGAAGGCGGCGTTCCCAGCTGCGCGGCAG ATTGGTGTGTGGGGTGCGACCGAGAGGCAAGCCCGGAGGACGGCGACATCTGCTGCACCTGCCAGGCAAGGCTCCTTTGCCGGGGGCAGCGTCGGTACGACGGGCCGGACCTCGCACGGCTGGG gcaggagctggtgcagtaTCATTCCTGCGGGGAGGAGGACGACGGGCCGGATGCTGGCCCTTGGCTCTCgacccagtcccctgcctgcagTTCACGTG GGAGCTCACGCCTGTGCTCTCCCAGGAGCGGAGGCCGGATCGGAGCCTGCTGGGCCAGTCAGGATCTGGGTTTGAGTCCCTCGTTGTTCTCCTCTCCCGGGCGGCTGCTTCCCAGGCACATTCTGCAGGGGGAGCCGGAGGAGCTGTCCCAAG GTTTATTTGAAGACGTGTGTCTGAGCCCACAGTCGGCTGGTTCCTCCGACAGCCTGGCTGGGACCCTGCTGAGAAAg TCCGCCTTCTCGCTGGACCACTGCTACCTCTCCTACAGCGAGGCGAGTAAAACCGATTCCAGCCCCAGCTCGGACGTGACAGAGATCGTGGGTGTGTGGAGCAGGCCGCAGCTCCTCCAGGAG AGTTCCAGCCCCGGGCCGGCTCGCTCCATCTCTTCCGGCGACGAGGCCAGCGACAGCACCTGGATCCCTTACAAGCGGGTCAAGCCGCCGCCGGCTGCCAGCCGGAAGAGGAAGCAGGGCGAAGGCGGGGCCCCCAGCAAGTCCCGCCCTCCCTTGCAGCTGAAGAAGAAATGCGTCAACGGTTTCATCATGTTCTGCCGGCTGAACCGCAAGCAGTACATTCG cgCCTGCCCGGGCCTGGCGTCCACCGCAGCCACCAGGGAACTGGCCCAGCTGTGGCGCACCATGACGAAGCAGGAGCGCAGGCCGTATTG CGTCAAGGCCCGGCGGTTCAGCCGGCTGAACAACCGCATCGTGAAAGACTTCTCcagcgggggagaggaggaggaggtggagactCCCAAGCCGTTTCATCTGCTGCTGGCCGAGAAATCCTTCGGCTCCCGGGACCTGGGACTGCCAGCCCCGGCCCACCTGCTCCGACACCCAGCCCCGGCGTCGGCGTGA